ttcaaattgtttgatttcatttttttgggcGGCCATGGTTCATTTTTCAGGTGCAAAAGAAACGAAGGATCGCCGGACGGACACTCTGCCGGAACATCAAGAACGAATGCCCGAAACCCAATTGCGACGAGCCCGTCCTCCTGCCCGGCCGCTGCTGCAAAGTCTGTCTAGAAGACGGAGCCATcggtaaatataataaatcaaatcttttgattaactttaaaacaaaaaaatatttttacaaaaaaataataatctcattaaaatgttattttttattattaaaaaaaaaaaaaaaaacgaaacaaatttgatacATGTTGGACATGATTTACCAAACAccaaacacaaatatttttgtgtggaggggggaggggttgGATTTTTCTCAGACTCTcctggaataaataaatcagaagTGATCGAAtgcaaaacgaaaagaaatttaaggaaaaaaaataggaagagGGGGAATGTCTATATAGTAACATACAGGCGCcatagtaaaataaaaaataaataaataccgaAAATAGTTGTGGGTTACACCATCACCATCGCAGGGCCCGGAATGTTGCCGTTTTCTTCCAagaatgaaaacatttttgttgttgttgtttcctctTGATGTTTCGCATTTGGGAAAATCCGATTTTGACGtgcagttttcttctttttctagtcAAATGTTTTGTATACAATTTCAcgtgaggaaaaaaaatatgttgaaagACAGAAAatagatgatgaagaagaagaaagatggtGATGGTATCAGACGGGCGGAGGATTATGGCGCCAGCACTCGATGTTTCGCTGCTGGGACCCTGGGAGGACGGCCCGAATTTTGTTCCATCATCTGCGTGGGGGGTTCGATCAATGTATATCGTCCTTGTTAGACGTCAATCTGTGTTATTTCCTTCGggttgattgatttattgaaTGTCTCTGATTGACATTGTTGTTGTGAGCTCCTCTGCTGCGCTGCTGCGCTGCTGATGGCcatcgacaaaaaaatatccaaacaaAATTCACTTGAAAATGTATAGAGATGACGATGCGAGCGATTATTCATTTCCAACATTTCTGCGTGTCGTTCAGGTTTGGGACCGTTGAAGGAGGACGTCTCCCGGATCGgcttcgacgacgacgacaagcaAGCCAAAGGTAAAGAAATGccattcttttcattttaacttttttttcttttttcaattttttactttttgaaatttcgcccggttggaaaaaatgtttggccTTTGCCCATCAACAACTCCATCTGCTGCGTTCCcccccatttttatttttacaaaattttcaatgttgacCTTATTATTTTACGAACCGGGCCAGGCCAGCAGCATTCAGACTCTTCTTTTTGATCCAACCTTGAAAAAATGTTCCCAACATTTTGATTAGTGGCGTCGCTCGAATgaatcccccctcccccccaacCGCAACCGAAATTCGATGGAAATGGtccaattttctctctcaaccGAGACGCGCGGATTTCTGACTTCCACGAACTGTCCGTCCAGCTGACGGAATGTTCCGTCTCCTAtcacataattaaaaaagacaagacCCTCCTTCCCcctaaacaaaatttcggtgaaattcaattttgagattttcaaatttcccgccgaaatcagaaaataaaggaagaagTTTATTAGGAGCCAGTGTGACGCAACTCCTTATTTGTAGCACCACCACCTCTTCCTCCCCGGCCCATTCACCagtcgttgtgtgtgtgtgtctatagtgttgggttttattctttcaaaaaataaaagaattgagagagagagagaaaggagatgGCAATCGACTGCTGTCGCGACGTCTAGTACTTATCCGCCGCGACGTCGCCGCATTAATCTCTTAGCGCAGGACAGAGAGCTAgctcctcccttttttattttcgtattttgatttgattttctcccgACTTCCTCTGTGTAGACGCCCACCGTTcgtcagggggggggggtcgatTGAATAACGATGAAATTTAATAGCCACCCAACAActaactaaagaaaaagaagaaaaaatagccgGGAGGGAATGCGGACAAGTTTGCCGACTCGCGAAATTTCGGCGCAAACACGCAAAGTAATACGTAACGATGTCATTAAGtaattaattgattaattcATTAGAGCGCTAATGCGGAAAGAAACTGCTGCACGACTCTATAGACAGAGTCTCTTTAGAGACTCTCGGTCAATACCTGGGAACGGGCAGAGAGACGATTTGAAAATCAGACGGACGGGTGGACGGAcggacccaaaaaaaaataaaaaaaaaataaaaagtcgaaaatatttttgatggGCGAGTAAAATTCCTTGaataatttatgaaataatCGACATAGAGCGctctagtgtgtgtgtgtgtgtgttgttgtctGAGCTGGCCGTTGCCCAGGGATTGTGGGTTTATATGTAGCCAGACAAAAGTTGTTTGGCTTGTCCAGCAATAACTCTCCCCACCGCCTCCCCCCTGTCCAGTCTAGTCCAGCACAGGTAACTGCGTGAGGGTTTTTATCATATTTCGAAAATCCCGCtcattcaattgtttttatttttcaaggttCACTGATTAATGGATGAAATTCTCCctccaattaaaaaacaaactaaaaaaatgacgtcatgaataattaaaaaaacatttgaaatgtttagaTTTCGCGGCTTTGCTGACGAAGAAGAcgccggccagcagcagcagcagcagcagtggggCTAGTCAGATTGTGAAAGGCGGGCCGCCATTGGCCGACATGGCCACTGGACGTTTCACCTTCCAGAAACGGCACTTGTATTTCTCGCTGGTCCTTCCAgcggcgacggcggcggcggcggcggcggctgcggctgcAGCAGCTGGCACAAGCCCGGAAGCGGATGCTTCGATCGTCGGCGGCTGGACCCGACCGCCTCGCTACCTGCAATTCCTCAGCGAGGACGGTAACATCTTGGAGGAGCAGGAGCTCACCACCAACGACTATTACAACGCCACCGGCAAGGTATATTACTACTCCCGTctgtccatcatcatcatttctttctttctttctttctttcttcttctttcttcttctgttgggTTTTGATGTGGTTTGAGAAAAAATCTCAGTGTTTCTAAGAGTAGAGAGCAAATTACAGAGTCTGAGACTCGTCGACTGCTGGATCCTCCTCCGCTCCATCCATCAATAGGCCAAAATAACATCCAGTTATTGCCTGGATCTCAGCTAAAccaaatttcaactttttcaacgAAAAGTTATTAGAAGCGCAgccaaaaaaattagattttggtTTCCAGGAATGACGCAATATCATCCGACAAATGAGGAGCAAATGATCAcgcttgaaaaaattgaaaaataaataaaataaaaaaagaagaaggtcggaccacacggaaaaaaaaaaaaaaaaccggacgGCCCTTCCGGCCTCGTGTAGCcttgtagatttttttttaaatttaaaaacttatgacgcaatttttcaaacgcaaatcaatttttttttgtcttttaatttttttggtccgtctgatttgttttttttttcccgggccatttaatatttagaaaaaaaaataatttttggtatttaatgaatttcgttggaaataaatttcgttCAGATTTGTGGCGTGTGGCGCAAAGTGCCGCGAGTCTACAAGCAGCTCCTGCGCGAGGAGAAACTGTGGGTGGCCCTGATGGAGGACAAGGACGGTGAGGCCATCACGGGCCGCGTGGCCCGCTACAAAGCCCTGTCCACCGAGCTGCTCAGCGCCGTCCTGACGCCGTCCGGCTCCGGCTCCTCTTCGGCCAACTGCCCGGCCTGCGGTGGCACGGCCGCCGTCTCCATGGCCAGCGCCTCCAACAGCATCCACGTCACCGTGGCCGTCTCGGGCCTCTCGTCCAGAGGCGCTGACGTCGAGACCTTCGTCGTCCGTCTGGAGACGCTGGAGACGGGCGCCCATCCGTCCCGAGTCATTGAGGAACTCGTCACCGTCCAGAAACCGCAAGAGGtaagagaaaaacacacaaaaatctttttcacgCCCTTTTCCCGTCcgtccatccgtccgtccgtccgttgGCTGAGCTGGACAAGTTCCAATATCGGATGAcgtcattttggtttttttctctttgtaaCCCGGCCATGACACACACAGCGAGGAAAGAACAAGGAAAACACTCTTCTCCCAGTCTTTTTTGCCCAGCTCGAACGCAAGATGGATGGACATTGTCTCATCACCAGCGCGGGCTCATAAATCTTAGCACtcaacgactttttttttttttctttttctgccggccctttttttctttttcctctcggTGGACGATTTTCACGGCGGGATTTCGAATTGCCTGGcctgaaccaaaaaaaaataaaaatctctttttgtatttatccatttaaaaaatcattttaaaatcccccccaaaaaaaagagttttgaagcaacaagaaaaaacagttAGGGTCTGCGTCTCAAAGTCACAGGAGAGCGCAGTGACCAAATTGGATCACGAGCTGGCAGCCAGCCCGCCCGCCCAGTCGTCGCGCCGTTCAGTCCCGCCGCCCGGACcgtcgtccgtccgtccgctTCGAGTTCGTCGTcgtttcagtttctttttttcaacttttatttgatttttctgctgctgctgctgctgccgctggcCGTCTTAGGTTGGTAGTAGTATATAGAACCATTTCGGAATGATGTACGGCACAATCacctctctcttcttcttcttctttttggccatGGAGGACggcccttttttattttcttcttcttaccttcttcttcttcttcttcttcttcttcttctgttgcgTCTAGCCATTCGCTTCGTTTTTCCTACATCCTTTTTTGACTGtgtacagcacagcacacacggcGTATACATAAGAGACGAATAAGCGAGAGAGTCTATACGTCCCGCGGGTCTCTCATATAAAAACTCAAATCGGCTCCCGCTCCGCATGTCCTTATTTCCATCAGATTTCTCCTTATctgattttatcattttttgaaattttttgaaattttatttttcgattttgcCGGGCAGACcgaacaaaatttttaccaAGGTGGCACACGCgcttattatttaaaaaagggtaaatatcaaagaagaagaagaaaaacgttgTGTGTGGGGCCCGtctatttcatattttctcttttattttattggaaaatgaaagaaaagaaataagtaaagaagaaaaaaagtttggatatATTTTGTCCGTGAAGAAGAAGCTGTGTGGCGCCACGGCTGATGATGGCTATCAAAACTTTTGcaacaaggagagagagagagagagtctagtCTATACTATCTATGCCcgggatgctgctgctgctgagtcGGCTGTGTGTGCGGTTGTTATTTGATTCATTGAGCCAAagtcgtgaaaaaaagaagaaaaagaaaaaaaattcttttttgggttggaaaaGGAAAGACGACGAGACTATTTCCATCTGCTATCGCTATGGCGATAACCATCACGAATCGACGAGTGATATACAACGCTGTGTggcgggcgggcgggcgggcggGAAGGCAATAAGCGCGGCCAAGGGGCCAGCATCAGCAGATAGCTACAGCAATACAGCATCTTATAGGCGGGCGAAAGGCGTCCCGCCGCGTGCCGTGGCTCCCGCGTGGCGGATGCCGCTCGTTCCGCTGCCTCTCTCGCAACCTTGGCCGTTCCTCactctgaaaaagaaaagaaaaagaaataagaaaagaaaaacatttgatttcgtGTTGGGGTTTGGTGACCGgaccatttaaaaaagaacatttatttttttttcatttttcatttttattttttggtgggaGGGATCCGTCGTCTATATTTGGTCCAGCTTCTTTCCCAGCAGCGCCATAGAAGAGAGTGACTTATCCGACACTTTGTTACATCAAAACGGGAGCGCGTGAAACTGCGTCGTTCACAACAACATttaaacccccccaaaaaaatagaaccaaaattgaaaatttttgatttcaactGGACAACCGCACAGggaaaaataacccaaaaaataataaaataaccgGACCAGGCCGACATCCAAACATCCAAATCTTTTAGACGTCGGTTATATACGTACACGATTCCGAGACTTTGATTGTGTCatgtacaaattttaaaaaatcaaataaaaataaagaaggggaatttttttatatgggGGGAGAGCCATAACTTTTTGGGTCCGCGGTCCCGACACTTctggtttttctctttcggggGACTCTCGTCTCCTGTCAGATGTGATGTGACgcactttttttctccgtgtgtgtgtgtcgttttttggtttgacgaatcgaatcaaattgaaaacaacaacgccacacacacacaaataataataaaaaaagatcaaaataataataataaaataaaaataaaataaaaaaaccaaaatggtcagatgggagaagaagaagaaaaaaggcgaaagagAGACAGTCCGAGTCGCGACGCGCGGCTTTTTTGGCAGACGGGCGcgacacaaacacacacacacatacacactctgtccgtctctctctctctccttcctgGATGGTGAAGGATGACAAATTCAGATTGCCttattcgtttattttattttattttttcggatttttctctcttataatattattattggctGGGATGGGTtagtttcaacattttttatttgggcgTTATTGTCTTGCTGGCCTcgttttttttgaaaaaattttttgttttttgttttttttttgactggCCCTGGCCGCCTCCAGCTCGGTCGTCATCGCATGTCAGAATGCCGTGCAgcagagtttcttttttggaaaaaaaaattttgttttctagacCCCCGATCAACTTGtccttttgaaattcttttttgaatgatgTTGGCTGTGCCAAAAAATTTCGCGCGCCCAATGACGTCAAACGAGGCCCCTGGCTCCTTCCACTCTACCGAGTCCGGGCTGTGGCCCAGTGACGCACGAATGGACACGGCCCATCGATTTCACGTGTCGTTACGAGATTTTTCAATAATCGCCAAggttaaattcattttttcttctttttcttttattattaaaaggTGAACGTCGTTGAGGTCAGGACCGTTTTGGAAGCCCAGGAGATGAGGCTCCTACTGCGCGGACACATTGTGCTGAGCGTTCACGCCAAACGGGCGCCAGATGTCCGGCTGAGAGGCCCGTTCGGCCCGCGCATCGCCTGCGATTTGTTCGACTCGCTCGTCACCACCGGCGACGCCATTCCAGCCGAGTCCGGCGACCTCtccgtccagcagcagtcgacGGCTCCTTCCTCTTCGGCCGGACTGGCCTGGATGTACATCGGCAAGACGGGCGCCATCCACTACCGGATCAAACTGCGCGGATTCAAGTCGAAAGTCACCCGGGTCACCATCGAGTCCAGCGGGTCCAGCAAGGCCAACAAGAAGCCCAGAGTCGTCGAAGATGTGACCGACATGTTGTCCGTCGTCGACGGGAAAGAGCCGGGCGGTGTCAGCTGGATCAACGGAACGGTGGTCCGGCTGGCCGCCAAGGACCTGGAACTCCTCTACGAAGGCGAATTGTACGTCAATGTGGCGACAGAAGAGTTTCCAGTGTCGGAAATCCGCGGTAAATTGGTGCCCAGGCTGGCCGGCGAGTCGCACCTGGCCACGGAGAACGGGCCCGTCTTGCTGAATCCGGTCGGAAACGCGACGGCCACCAACCGGGCGGCTCTCGGCTGGGTCCACGTCGACAAGGAGTGCAATTTCCACTACGACGTGGCCGTCACCAGCTCGTTGGCGTCCGGCGGCGGAGGCCGGCCCAGGGACCAGCTGGCCAACAGTTTGACGGTTTTGGAGCTGGTCGACATCCCGCGCCTCAGCATCGAGCACGGCCACAACGGCGGAGGCACTTCGCCCGGCTCCGGCGGCAACATCATGCTGATGGACGGAAgcgagtccagcagcagctctggAAATCCCAACAGCAACTACGGCGAAATCCCATTCATGCCCAACATCCGGCTGCTGGAGGAGTTCTCCGGCTACCAGGTGGAGAACAGCGTGGCCGACTTGAACAAGCTCTCGCTGGCCCGGATGGAGGCCGGAGTGGCTTACCTCAAGCTGACGGAAGCGCCCGTCATTGGCACAGGGAAGCCGGGCGCCCAGTTCCAGGGCTGGTTGACCAACGTCCACGTTCCGGGCTCCTGTTTGCCCATCGGCATGGGCTCGCCGTCCGGCGTCGACGGCCTGTCGGGCGAGCAGTCGCTGCTGGGCGTCCAGGGCTACGTGTTCGACCGGGCCCAGGACGACAACAACGAGATCCCCATGGCGACCAGCCGCTGCTTCTACGAGGGTAAACTCTACGACGACGGAAAGGCCTGGACGGCCGAGCACGATCGCTGCATGATGTGCTCCTGCCAGCGCGGGCGGGTCGTCTGCGATCCCGTCGTCTGTCCGGCAATCACCTGCTCCGGCCCTTCATCCGCCATCATCCACCCGCCGGGCGACTGCTGTCCGCAGTGTGAAAGTGAGTCgattaattcaattgaattgtttttttaaattacaatttttaattgattgaatGAACTCGTTTCAGATGTGACTAAAACGGTGACGGAATCGTCGCGCCAGGGTTGCCATTTCGAAGGCGATCAGAAATTCCATCCGGCCGGAAGCCGCTGGCATCCCTACCTGCCGCCGTTCGGGTTCAGCAAATGCGCCGTTTGCGTCTGCGACGTAAGTCGATtgacaatttcaattaaaaaatttatttaaattccaaaatattccggatgctaattttttttcaaattttggttaaattttCCAGCCGGTGACTTTGAAAGTGGAGTGCACGAAATTGACCTGCCCGGCGCTGAGCTGCCAGGAGGGCGAAGCTTACCGGCCGGACCCGATGGCCTGTTGCAAGCAGTGTCCGGCAGCGCCGGCCACGACCACCCAATCGACGGCGGCCCTGCTGGCCAACAAGGAGCTGCTGGGCGAGGAGGCCCAAGCTCGAGGCGAAGTCGACATCCTCTCGTCCGGCGGCTGCCGATTCAAAGGCGACGTCTTCGAGAATGGCGAGGAGTGGCATCCGCGCATCCAGCCCTGGGGCGAGATGAGATGCATCAACTGCAACTGCAAGGTAACAACActctgaaaaatttaatttacttaTCCGGaagttatattttaaatttcggtGCAAAActcgaaacaaaatttcgattCCGGAATTTTGATTAACCAAATtggcaattattttattaatgaaaattattgggattgaattgaattgaattaggaCGGGAAAGTCAAGTGCAAGCGGAAGAAGTGCGTGAAAACGCGTTGCAACGGAGGCCGGCCGGCGACATCTCCCGCTGGAGCGGGAGCTGACGATTGCTGTCCGTCGTGTCCGGAAGATGGCCCCACCGTCTCTTCTGGATCCTCGTCGTCGGCCGCCGTTTCGTCGGGCCACAAGAGCAACAACGGCGACGCCGacgccaagaagaagaggcagaGAGAGGGGCGGAGTCGCGTCGGCGCCGGATCGCACAGCAGCCGGACGCAGCACAGCAGACAATCCCAGCATCAGCAACATCCGACGgcttgaaagaaaacaacaaaaccaacaccaaataataaataattggaaaaattatttcaacgGCCatcgaacaaaaaacaaaaaccacaaaactttttttttcgaatttttcaaattttcgcgctaaaaaaaaacatttcaaacgcCAGGGGGATAAatcaactccttttttttaccgctACAAAAATTCCCCTCtccttttcaaattctttcgaACTAATTGTGACTATATTCGAAATAATATTATAGCTCactctttttaaatatatgtatatatatttagtatatatatatatatatgtgtgtatactaaagctcctttttttcttctcccccccgcggctaattattattatatctatacgttattttacatatttttttcgtttcgaatAATTCGAACGATATcgcaaaaagttaaaaaaacaaaacagtcaaatcacgattttttaaatttctttcttttggctgtTTGGCTCTCGCGCttttttttgataatttgtttttaaattgccCCTCCCTCCCCCACTTTGCTTCTTTACGATTGATGGAACGTTTGTGCCAAACCGAACAAGATGATATAACACACAACAAATTAATATCCTACACATACAcacgaaaattaaaaaaaaaaaataatactaagAGGGATACTTGTAAATATCCGAAGATTTTATTGCGAGtcctaaagaaagaaagaaaaaaagagtcaagaagttgagaaagaaaaaaagaatttcaattttcctttttcttttttcggcacgcgcgcagaaaacaaaaaaaggggaaaaacatttcaagacatttttttggcATCCCTcccgttttaatttttttagataattgtaataattaattcattaattttttcaataataatccACCGCcgaattacatttaaaaaaataatcgtctGTGaagcgaaaaggaaaaaaagattttaaattcaaaatggaaaacaaagaaaaaaaaacacataaacaCACATAAACTAGAGAAAAATCCTGGTTGTGTCCAGTCTGATGAGCTTATTGTACCTATTATATAATATCCACacactgaaaaaaaacaaaagtctcgCTCGTGCCACACCCCCTCCCTCCTGctataattattgtaatttccccacccgaatttttttttcgtacatttttattcttctatCGTGTCCGCTTGGATTATCGACAAATATCCACACACCACCAACCCCCACGCCCGtcatttgttcatttttcccgtttaattttcaattctctcctcgaaaattcaattcgaatttttttttgtacatatATATTGAATGTCTTCTATTATTGTGCATgcccatttttattattggtcaaaatttcaaaacaacagtctaaaaagcaacaacaattattattttttttcctactaaaAATCGGAATCGAGTTCAAATGAGGGATGATAacgaacaaaagaagaaggaaaacagtCCACTATTATAGTTAATGTGTAATTCAATTGCAAAAACGGAAACCAAAAGGTGGGGGGCAATTAAacaacagtttaaaaaaaaatagcacatcaaaataattaacaatcttttttttttaattaaaaaaaaaaacttcgaTCGGGCGACAGACGATGCATTCCGAGTTACAATCAAAcagccaggaaaaaaaagaatcaagacattttcaaaaaaaaaaagatcccgcgcatttttttgtttcaaattcattcaCTTTTAAACTTTCTAATTAAATGACTGTCTCTCCTCTTACACATCTACCGATTATGTTGGACATATTTTTCACGAGATTTATAGACAcgcagcaaaataaaaaataaatccagtCACACACGCAATATACCACCCCCCAACCCCCACCCCCACCTGACTGACGACTGACGTCATCTTATCTGATCAGAGGCtatatattattacatttatgtttttcatgtttctttttttttcgtttatcaCTTGCAATTTTccacaacaagaagaaaaaaacaaaacaaaataaccagCAACCACATATAAAAGAGCGCTCGCAGCCACCGCTACATagtgtataataataacaatgtacgtttattctaaaaatgaaattatctcTCCGGCCTTTTTATTCTCTAAACATTATATTCGTCACGCTCTCCGCTGCTATGattatttctctcctttttcgcTCCTCTccatctatatatatatatatgctctctcttttgaaattattattctatatACAAACTTCTCGttgatatataataataagatcAATGATCCTGAAATTGCTGGTCGTCTGTGTTTtccgtcttgtttttttttattgaaaaatagaGACCCgcgaaattcgaattttttccgagggaaagaaattttcaaccaatttttaaaaaaggatgaaataacagatcaaatgaaaaagatggcgctgaattttttatttttatttttttgtgtatttttgaCCTTCTGATGACGTGatgatgaaatttttctcttttttgttttgttgtttctgttttgtatATGACGTGTTGTGCGTGTGGACGGAACAAGGAGAatgtacaaaagaaaaacataacgAAAAACACAcgacaaacaaatatttgatgctgatggaaattaaaaaaatagaaaacgacATTTGTTACGACGATCACaaaccaatttttgtttttgtttcgtttttttattcttttcgttAAATGTATAATTggcttatatatatacatagaaATGACGACATTTTTCTGGTCAGAGCGCAACTattcaattagaaaaattttgtttcgtcgAATTATTATGAATAGATGTGGTCGATTTTGGATCGAATTTgaatatataaaatttttcCCCGATGGTGTCAAactctttttctatataattCTGTCCATATTTTGTAACCGAATGATGGCGACGCGAATCTTTCCGATTGGCCGTGTGTGTTTAttccctcttcttttatttacaTAAACTATTATATACATCCTATCaactatatatatttctctcccGAAATTAATACAATTCGAATTTTGATTGGCCGACAGCTGACACGTCAATAACTATTTCAACGTATATCACATGACGGTGTGAATCTCCTTTGTAATATTTACGAACGCTCCCTAAAaaccgaaataataataacacattATACGTCAATCAGCATCAACTTTAAGCCTGCATCATAATCCCAAATCGATTGTTTGTTCTAATGAAAGTGTATTACAGTTGGTACTTCATTTGGCatcaataatcaaataatcatCGAAAGCTTTATTCGTTTCATTCAatgtgaaaaaggaaattggcaAATTGCTGAATTGTCTTTCCACAGATGAAAGAGAACAGAGAGTAtgactttcattttcaaaggaGTAAACGAAGAAGTAAACAAGGAGCTGAAGTATATAGTGTTGATGCCGGTGAACAATAACACTGTATGTGCGTCATTCGATTTCTGGCGGATATTAATAGGACAATAACCATAATGAAGTTCGGATGATTCGTGACTTCTTTGATTCCGTGAATGAAAAGTGCACGTCCATGAGAAAGTCGCCTTGCGCCTTATTATATTGCTAAATCGCTGTATATTAGGTAATAGacaattaactgttttttccgggtttttttttggatttctgcTGACGTTTGGAGTTAACAGGGCGTGCAGTCTATGCAGACGTAACGCCATTTTATCGGCTGGAAACTTTGATCGAACGCTCTTTTATCCTATTATTAGGCACCTCATTCATTGTGAAATTCGAGCGATGACAACGAATTGGATGGCAGTTGACGATCTCCGGGTTTCTTCGGGGtgaagacaaaaaagtctATACTTCCGTCTATTGAACacggaaaagagaaattgcGTTATATTGGACGGTATAATAGAACGGCAAAAGAGATCACGAATTCACGGTGGTGTTTCCTAACTATATCGCGagtgaaattgaattacagCTCTAAATTAGTACATGGATGTGCTACTAcccactttctttttctaaaggCTTCCCTGTCAGTCAgttcaattttattgaaaGAATATTCCATCTTCTTTGCGCGGTTGTAATAAAGgcctccccttttcttttttaataatggcAGCT
This DNA window, taken from Daphnia pulex isolate KAP4 chromosome 2, ASM2113471v1, encodes the following:
- the LOC124188958 gene encoding dorsal-ventral patterning protein Sog-like — protein: MACYYPSGKWFLSVVLAVLVALLTVQAAGPSSGGHQRNSKMKPPPIISEESSNKNRRTSDCHFGKKVYELEERWNPDLGSPFGVMYCIRCECIAVQKKRRIAGRTLCRNIKNECPKPNCDEPVLLPGRCCKVCLEDGAIGLGPLKEDVSRIGFDDDDKQAKDFAALLTKKTPASSSSSSSGASQIVKGGPPLADMATGRFTFQKRHLYFSLVLPAATAAAAAAAAAAAAGTSPEADASIVGGWTRPPRYLQFLSEDGNILEEQELTTNDYYNATGKICGVWRKVPRVYKQLLREEKLWVALMEDKDGEAITGRVARYKALSTELLSAVLTPSGSGSSSANCPACGGTAAVSMASASNSIHVTVAVSGLSSRGADVETFVVRLETLETGAHPSRVIEELVTVQKPQEVNVVEVRTVLEAQEMRLLLRGHIVLSVHAKRAPDVRLRGPFGPRIACDLFDSLVTTGDAIPAESGDLSVQQQSTAPSSSAGLAWMYIGKTGAIHYRIKLRGFKSKVTRVTIESSGSSKANKKPRVVEDVTDMLSVVDGKEPGGVSWINGTVVRLAAKDLELLYEGELYVNVATEEFPVSEIRGKLVPRLAGESHLATENGPVLLNPVGNATATNRAALGWVHVDKECNFHYDVAVTSSLASGGGGRPRDQLANSLTVLELVDIPRLSIEHGHNGGGTSPGSGGNIMLMDGSESSSSSGNPNSNYGEIPFMPNIRLLEEFSGYQVENSVADLNKLSLARMEAGVAYLKLTEAPVIGTGKPGAQFQGWLTNVHVPGSCLPIGMGSPSGVDGLSGEQSLLGVQGYVFDRAQDDNNEIPMATSRCFYEGKLYDDGKAWTAEHDRCMMCSCQRGRVVCDPVVCPAITCSGPSSAIIHPPGDCCPQCENVTKTVTESSRQGCHFEGDQKFHPAGSRWHPYLPPFGFSKCAVCVCDPVTLKVECTKLTCPALSCQEGEAYRPDPMACCKQCPAAPATTTQSTAALLANKELLGEEAQARGEVDILSSGGCRFKGDVFENGEEWHPRIQPWGEMRCINCNCKDGKVKCKRKKCVKTRCNGGRPATSPAGAGADDCCPSCPEDGPTVSSGSSSSAAVSSGHKSNNGDADAKKKRQREGRSRVGAGSHSSRTQHSRQSQHQQHPTA